A DNA window from Vigna angularis cultivar LongXiaoDou No.4 chromosome 1, ASM1680809v1, whole genome shotgun sequence contains the following coding sequences:
- the LOC108321471 gene encoding fasciclin-like arabinogalactan protein 21 isoform X2: MAYSRWCWFPLYVAASIALGIIAISSAIRSSESKNSSQEATPIHHDISLNASNALRRAGFLLMADLLHHSPSFFKPPQNSTIFAIRDSAIRNTSHPLWFLKTLLLYHTTTASSSNPFSFHDLLNMSQGTCLTTLLRHKNISLTKVDPARNSVEINNVLISNPNIFLGDQLAVHGVLAPFSPLHPQDLLQRGLDFFIRPPTCSSNDSLSKNGVRWNRVVHLLRAKGYASFSVALRSVLEGIKKDHSGSLGFATIFAPPDFMLIGSNPSTLLHRAVRLHILPERFRYEELASLPVRTLLKTLVPDELLEIDGILDFAPGMFVNGVEIVAPDMITSENFVVHGISKAFEMTEYSFSDDDDDISDSSLSKDKTQNIFTAEKSAKKLDDAEKDIQELNSDEGVFSEEG, translated from the exons ATGGCTTATTCCCGTTGGTGTTGGTTCCCACTGTACGTTGCAGCCTCAATAGCTCTTGGAATCATCGCCATATCCTCTGCAATTCGTTCCTCTGAATCCAAGAACTCAAGCCAAGAAGCCACACCCATACACCATGATATCTCTCTCAATGCTTCCAACGCTCTCCGAAGAGCTGGCTTCCTTCTAATGGCAGACCTTCTCCACCACTCTCCTTCCTTCTTCAAACCGCCCCAAAACTCAACCATCTTCGCCATCAGAGACTCCGCCATCAGAAACACCTCACACCCTCTCTGGTTCCTCAAAACCCTCCTCCTCTATCACACCACGACCGCCTCCTCCTCCAACCCCTTCTCCTTCCACGACCTCCTCAACATGTCCCAAGGAACCTGCCTCACCACCCTCCTCCGCCACAAAAACATTTCCCTCACCAAGGTTGACCCTGCAAGAAACTCCGTCGAGATCAACAACGTCTTGATATCAAACCCTAACATCTTCCTCGGAGACCAACTAGCCGTGCATGGCGTTCTTGCACCCTTCTCCCCCTTGCACCCGCAAGACCTTCTTCAACGGGGTTTGGATTTCTTCATTCGACCCCCCACTTGTTCTTCCAACGACTCCCTTTCCAAGAACGGGGTTCGCTGGAACCGCGTTGTTCACTTGCTCCGTGCAAAAGGGTACGCTTCGTTCTCCGTTGCACTGCGTTCGGTTCTTGAAGGAATAAAGAAAGATCATTCAGGTAGTTTGGGTTTTGCTACCATCTTTGCTCCTCCTGATTTCATGTTGATTGGCTCCAACCCTTCGACTTTGCTTCATAGAGCTGTGAGGCTTCATATTCTTCCCGAGAGGTTTCGTTACGAAGAACTCGCTTCTCTGCCGGTTAGGACTCTCTTGAAGACGCTCGTGCCTGATGAGCTTCTTGAGATTGATGGGATTCTGGATTTCGCGCCTGGCATGTTCGTTAATGGTGTTGAGATTGTGGCACCTGACATGATCACTTCCGAGAACTTCGTGGTTCATGGGATTTCTAAAGCTTTTGAAATGACTGAATACTCATTCtctgatgatgacgatgatatCAGCGACAGCTCTTTGTCTAAGGATAAAACTCAAAACATTTTTACAGCTGAAAAGTCAGCTAAAAAG TTGGATGATGCAGAAAAAGATATTCAAGAGTTGAACAGTGATGAAGGCGTATTTTCTGAAGAGGGATAG
- the LOC108325346 gene encoding uncharacterized protein LOC108325346: protein MTPYEALYGRRCKTPLCWYKDGEAVLVKPELLKQTTDKVTKIQERMKASQSRQKSYADERRKPLEFVWGSMLRITSTTGVGRAIHSRKLSFKFIGPYLILRRIGLVAYEIALPPHLTNLHPIFHVYQLRKYMPSSSHVLDVENLQVKEDLSLEVLPVSVVDHQTTSLKGKSISLVKIVWDGRTCDST from the coding sequence ATGACTCCATATGAAGCACTGTATGGTAGAAGGTGTAAAACCCCTTTATGTTGGTATAAAGACGGTGAGGCAGTTTTGGTCAAGCCAGAATTGTTGAAGCAAACTACAGATAAGGTGACGAAGATACAAGAGAGGATGAAGGCATCTCAGAGTCGACAAAAGTCTTATGCGGATGAGAGGAGGAAACCTTTGGAGTTTGTGTGGGGGAGCATGTTGAGGATAACTTCAACCACTGGTGTGGGAAGGGCTATTCACTCAAGGAAATTATCTTTTAAGTTCATTGGTCCATATCTGATTTTGAGAAGAATTGGACTGGTAGCTTATGAAATAGCTTTGCCTCCTCATTTAACTAATCTTCATCCAATTTTCCATGTCTATCAGTTGAGAAAGTACATGCCTAGTTCATCTCATGTATTGGATGTTGAGAATTTGCAAGTTAAGGAAGATCTTTCATTAGAGGTGTTGCCTGTTAGTGTTGTAGATCACCAAACAACATCGCTTAAAGGAAAATCCATCAGTTTAGTCAAGATAGTCTGGGACGGGAGAACATGTGACTCTACTTGA
- the LOC108321471 gene encoding fasciclin-like arabinogalactan protein 21 isoform X1 — protein MAYSRWCWFPLYVAASIALGIIAISSAIRSSESKNSSQEATPIHHDISLNASNALRRAGFLLMADLLHHSPSFFKPPQNSTIFAIRDSAIRNTSHPLWFLKTLLLYHTTTASSSNPFSFHDLLNMSQGTCLTTLLRHKNISLTKVDPARNSVEINNVLISNPNIFLGDQLAVHGVLAPFSPLHPQDLLQRGLDFFIRPPTCSSNDSLSKNGVRWNRVVHLLRAKGYASFSVALRSVLEGIKKDHSGSLGFATIFAPPDFMLIGSNPSTLLHRAVRLHILPERFRYEELASLPVRTLLKTLVPDELLEIDGILDFAPGMFVNGVEIVAPDMITSENFVVHGISKAFEMTEYSFSDDDDDISDSSLSKDKTQNIFTAEKSAKKVNEYFEDSGSKTSRYYIRGSKLNLDDAEKDIQELNSDEGVFSEEG, from the exons ATGGCTTATTCCCGTTGGTGTTGGTTCCCACTGTACGTTGCAGCCTCAATAGCTCTTGGAATCATCGCCATATCCTCTGCAATTCGTTCCTCTGAATCCAAGAACTCAAGCCAAGAAGCCACACCCATACACCATGATATCTCTCTCAATGCTTCCAACGCTCTCCGAAGAGCTGGCTTCCTTCTAATGGCAGACCTTCTCCACCACTCTCCTTCCTTCTTCAAACCGCCCCAAAACTCAACCATCTTCGCCATCAGAGACTCCGCCATCAGAAACACCTCACACCCTCTCTGGTTCCTCAAAACCCTCCTCCTCTATCACACCACGACCGCCTCCTCCTCCAACCCCTTCTCCTTCCACGACCTCCTCAACATGTCCCAAGGAACCTGCCTCACCACCCTCCTCCGCCACAAAAACATTTCCCTCACCAAGGTTGACCCTGCAAGAAACTCCGTCGAGATCAACAACGTCTTGATATCAAACCCTAACATCTTCCTCGGAGACCAACTAGCCGTGCATGGCGTTCTTGCACCCTTCTCCCCCTTGCACCCGCAAGACCTTCTTCAACGGGGTTTGGATTTCTTCATTCGACCCCCCACTTGTTCTTCCAACGACTCCCTTTCCAAGAACGGGGTTCGCTGGAACCGCGTTGTTCACTTGCTCCGTGCAAAAGGGTACGCTTCGTTCTCCGTTGCACTGCGTTCGGTTCTTGAAGGAATAAAGAAAGATCATTCAGGTAGTTTGGGTTTTGCTACCATCTTTGCTCCTCCTGATTTCATGTTGATTGGCTCCAACCCTTCGACTTTGCTTCATAGAGCTGTGAGGCTTCATATTCTTCCCGAGAGGTTTCGTTACGAAGAACTCGCTTCTCTGCCGGTTAGGACTCTCTTGAAGACGCTCGTGCCTGATGAGCTTCTTGAGATTGATGGGATTCTGGATTTCGCGCCTGGCATGTTCGTTAATGGTGTTGAGATTGTGGCACCTGACATGATCACTTCCGAGAACTTCGTGGTTCATGGGATTTCTAAAGCTTTTGAAATGACTGAATACTCATTCtctgatgatgacgatgatatCAGCGACAGCTCTTTGTCTAAGGATAAAACTCAAAACATTTTTACAGCTGAAAAGTCAGCTAAAAAGGTGAACGAATATTTTGAAGATAGTGGATCAAAAACCTCGCGCTATTACATACGGGGATCCAAGCTAAAT TTGGATGATGCAGAAAAAGATATTCAAGAGTTGAACAGTGATGAAGGCGTATTTTCTGAAGAGGGATAG
- the LOC108321495 gene encoding peptidyl-prolyl cis-trans isomerase CYP19-3 — translation MSKNPKVFFDILIGKMKAGRVVMELFADTTPKTAENFRALCTGEKGIGQSGKPLHYKGSTFHRIIPEFMCQGGDFTRGNGTGGESIYGSKFQDENFKLKHTAPGILSMANAGPHTNGSQFFICTTKTPWLDGKHVVFGKVVDGYSVVKEMEKVGSGSGKTSETVVIEDCGQIEEK, via the coding sequence ATGTCTAAAAACCCGAAAGTTTTCTTTGATATTCTAATTGGAAAGATGAAAGCTGGGCGAGTAGTGATGGAGTTGTTTGCCGATACAACCCCAAAAACAGCTGAAAACTTCAGGGCTCTCTGCACTGGGGAAAAGGGGATTGGACAATCTGGGAAACCTTTACACTATAAGGGGTCAACATTTCATCGTATTATACCAGAATTTATGTGTCAGGGAGGTGATTTTACGAGAGGGAATGGGACAGGAGGAGAGTCAATCTACGGTTCCAAATTTCAAGATGAGAATTTCAAGTTGAAGCACACTGCCCCTGGTATTCTATCTATGGCTAATGCTGGACCCCATACAAACGGTTCTCAGTTCTTCATATGTACTACAAAGACCCCGTGGCTTGATGGAAAGCATGTCGTGTTTGGAAAAGTTGTTGATGGATACAGCGTGGTGAAGGAGATGGAGAAGGTGGGTTCGGGAAGTGGCAAGACATCGGAAACCGTAGTAATAGAAGATTGTGGCCAGATAGAAGAGAAATGA